The following proteins come from a genomic window of Parambassis ranga chromosome 4, fParRan2.1, whole genome shotgun sequence:
- the jade3 gene encoding protein Jade-3 yields MKRLRSSSSSDSSDNESPSTSFSSSNNYGSKPGSSASNPKKPAEVFRKDLISAMKLPDSHHVSLEDCYLLADTWKQEWEKGVQVPASPDTIPEPSVRIIAEKPKEVLYSHQKKSIQCLSQEATDPGYVNIKELAEAMCRYDLDDMDLYWLHTLNCELLHMGEEPIDELTVEQAMEALERQCHDNMNHAIETVEGLGIEYDEDVICDVCRSPDSEEGNDMVFCDKCNICVHQACYGIVKVPVGNWLCRTCVLGIDPQCLLCPQKGGAMKATRAGTKWAHVSCALWIPEVSIACPERMEPITKVSHIPPSRWSLICSLCKLKTGACIQCSVKNCTTPFHVTCAFEHSLEMKTILDEGDEVKFKSYCLKHSKSKAGEAGLSPARSKPTGETGKVGQRAQRLQELEEEFYTLIQPEELAQTLGLSEPLLDFIYQYWKLKRKANFNKALLPPKEEEENLVLQPQEDSIHTRMRMFMHLRQDLERVRNLCYMVSRREKLKLLQSKAQEQMFNLHVKLMNQELSAGVSSLPVESMLFHPPPRITLKLKMPKASSFGNGNSSSKSGNGPLCPDNSGNVTEHAAEGLGQGKPQLHSRGLRDERSNGRLSSFSGKALPIKPSGKPLALHAALHGHSSSSNGKLEQDRAYMVKSNGLLEKYVAQKHSSCQTSNDRDGTKEVLNKTSFRKSAIQHFGRSFKEATINLVRTTEDLQASGKLPTNASAKDKLWAKPVSEHKAKSMRSYQDSDGYCPDLELSDSEPEAKGRHRRQVGLQLPDAPKKGKHSLGSRPTMQR; encoded by the exons ATGAAACGCCTCAGgtcctccagcagcagtgacagttcTGACAATGAGA GTCCTTcgacctccttctcctcctcgaACAACTATGGCAGTAAACCAGGGAGCTCTGCCTCAAATCCAAAAAAGCCTGCTGAG GTGTTTAGAAAAGACCTGATCAGTGCCATGAAGCTGCCTGACTCCCACCATGTCTCCCTGGAGGACTGTTACCTGCTGGCAGACACCTGGAAGCAGGAGTGGGAAAAGGGAGTCCAGGTGCCAGCAAGTCCAGATACCATTCCAGAGCCGTCTGTTAG GATTATTGCAGAGAAGCCTAAGGAAGTGCTCTACAGCCACCAGAAGAAGTCCATCCAGTGCTTGAGTCAGGAGGCAACAGATCCAGGTTATGTCAACATAAAAGAGTTGGCAGAGGCCATGTGTCGCTACGATCTGGATGACATGGACCTCTATTGGCTGCACACACTTAACTGTGAGCTTCTGCACATGG GGGAGGAGCCCATTGATGAGCTGACAGTAGAGCAAGCCATGGAGGCCCTGGAGAGGCAGTGCCATGACAACATGAACCACGCCATCGAGACAGTGGAAGGTCTGGGGATTGAGTACGACGAGGATGTTATCTGCGATGTGTGTCGCTCCCCAGACAGTGAAGAAGGGAATGACATGGTGTTCTGTGACAAATGCAACATCTGTGTGCACCAG GCCTGTTATGGTATTGTCAAAGTGCCTGTTGGAAACTGGCTGTGTAGGACCTGCGTCCTCGGCATTGACCCACAGTGCCTTCTGTGTCCACAGAAGGGTGGGGCCATGAAGGCTACACGTGCTGGCACCAAGTGGGCACATGTAAGCTGTGCCCTGTGGATACCGGAG GTGAGCATTGCTTGTCCTGAGAGGATGGAACCCATCACTAAAGTCTCCCACATTCCACCCAGTCGCTGGTCTCTTATCTGCAGCCTGTGTAAACTGAAGACAGGTGCCTGTATCCAG TGTTCGGTAAAGAACTGCACCACTCCTTTCCACGTGACATGTGCCTTCGAGCACAGCCTGGAGATGAAGACCATCCTTGATGAAGGGGATGAGGTCAAATTCAAGTCTTACTGCCTAAAGCACAGCAAGTCTAAAGCTGGAGAAGCTGGCCTGAGCCCAGCACGCTCTAAACCAACCGGAGAGACAGGGAAAGTGGGCCAGCGGGCACAGAGACTGCAGGAGTTGGAGGAGGAGTTTTATACTCTAATCCAGCCAGAGGAGCTGGCCCAGACCCTTGGGCTGTCTGAGCCCCTGCTGGACTTCATCTACCAGTACTGGAAGCTGAAAAGAAAAGCCAACTTTAACAAAGCTCTGCTGCCCcctaaagaggaggaggagaacctgGTATTGCAGCCTCAGGAGGACAGCATCCACACACGCATGCGGATGTTCATGCACCTAAGACAGGATTTGGAGAGG GTGAGGAATTTGTGTTACATGGTGAGCCGGCGTGAAAAGCTGAAGCTGTTGCAGAGTAAAGCCCAGGAGCAGATGTTCAACTTGCATGTGAAGCTCATGAACCAAGAGCTGTCTGCTG GTGTTTCTTCTTTACCAGTGGAAAGCATGCTGTTTCACCCTCCTCCAAGGATTACTCTGAAGCTGAAAATGCCCAAAGCTTCAAGTTTTGGAAATGGAAATTCCAGTTCCAAATCTGGTAACGGGCCGCTGTGCCCGGACAATAGTGGTAATGTTACTGAACATGCTGCTGAAGGGCTGGGCCAGGGGAAGCCTCAGCTACACAGCCGTGGTCTGAGAGATGAGCGCTCCAATGGTCGACTGTCTTCCTTTAGTGGCAAGGCGCTGCCCATAAAACCGAGTGGCAAACCTTTAGCCCTGCATGCTGCACTCCACGGTCACTCATCCAGTAGTAATGGCAAACTGGAACAAGATCGTGCATATATGGTCAAATCTAATGGTCTCTTAGAAAAGTATGTGGCTCAGAAGCACAGCTCTTGCCAGACATCCAATGACCGGGATGGTACAAAGGAAGTTTTGAACAAGACCAGCTTTCGAAAATCTGCCATACAACACTTTGGCAGGTCTTTCAAAGAGGCTACCATTAACCTAGTACGGACCACAGAGGATCTGCAGGCTTCTGGCAAACTGCCTACAAATGCCTCAGCCAAGGATAAACTATGGGCTAAACCAGTGTCTGAACACAAAGCGAAAAGCATGCGGTCTTACCAGGACAGTGATGGGTACTGCCCTGACCTGGAGCTCAGCGATTCAGAGCCAGAAGCCAAAGGGAGGCACAGGCGGCAAGTTGGGTTACAACTCCCAGATGCTCCAAAAAAAGGGAAGCATTCTCTGGGCTCCAGACCGACCATGCAGAGGTGA